One Falco biarmicus isolate bFalBia1 chromosome 9, bFalBia1.pri, whole genome shotgun sequence genomic region harbors:
- the POLE3 gene encoding DNA polymerase epsilon subunit 3 yields the protein MAERPEDLNLPNAVITRIIKEALPDGVNISKEARSAISRAASVFVLYATSCANNFAMKGKRKTLNAGDVLSAMEEMEFQRFVAPLKESLEVYRREQKGKKEARKDKDKKADSEEQDKSREEENDDDDERMEEEEQNEEEEVDN from the exons ATGGCGGAGAGACCGGAGGACCTGAACCTGCCCAACGCCGTCATCACCCGCATCATCAAGGAggcg cttcctgaTGGAGTCAATATTTCCAAAGAAGCTCGGAGCGCAATATCTCGAGCGGCAAGTGTGTTCGTGCTTTATGCAACATCGTG TGCAAATAACTTTGCCatgaaggggaagaggaaaacacTGAATGCTGGCGATGTTCTCTCTGCCATGGAGGAAATGGAGTTTCAGCGATTTGTAGCCCCTTTGAAAGAATCACTGGAAG tttaCAGGCgtgaacagaaaggaaagaaagaagccaGGAAAGACAAAGACAAGAAGGCAGACTCGGAAGAGCAAGAtaagagcagagaggaagagaatgatgatgatgacgaaaggatggaggaagaagagcaaaatgaggaggaggaggtggacaACTGA